The following coding sequences lie in one Patescibacteria group bacterium genomic window:
- a CDS encoding efflux RND transporter periplasmic adaptor subunit yields the protein MWKILKLKKVWIPVLLVLIIVGLVFYSRNQQAKPKYTTETVKQQDLKQTVSVTGTVKAAEQVNLNFKAPGRLTSLMVKVGDKVKANTVIARLDSKDAAASVLTAQANLKSAEANLAKLKAGAQDEDVAVSQAGVSAAETTLNNAKQSLINIKASQDRAVANALAQLVGLTPQAIPARTNISTGSFTLSGTYQGTNFGTYTIRFDNRSNLAYSVYGLENDYQEGSYTTSTPIGVLGLRLQFSSTGVLATGDTWTIDIPNTSAASYTTYKAAYEAALVNKLQQIDTAEAVIKTAEQVLVQAKANFNFKTAPPRSYDILNVEAQVAAARATLVQAQNNLSDRYLTTPVNGTITRVNYEIGETTSLSSAVAVLLTDSQTEIKVQVPESDIAKLKIGQPVDITLDAFGSSEHFSSHIAFIDPAATVIQDVVYYEVTVTFDDAQDDRIKPGMTANLDIMSAEVKDVLVVPLRAVRYDSGQVYVEVLLNNELVRKNVVIGLKGDDGLVEIKEGLKDGEAIITFKSNGSK from the coding sequence ATGTGGAAAATATTAAAGCTCAAAAAAGTTTGGATTCCTGTTTTGTTGGTGTTAATAATAGTTGGTTTGGTGTTTTATAGTCGTAATCAACAAGCCAAGCCCAAATATACTACGGAAACAGTTAAGCAACAAGATTTAAAACAGACTGTTTCGGTGACCGGTACAGTTAAAGCCGCCGAACAAGTGAATTTGAATTTTAAAGCACCTGGACGATTAACTTCTTTAATGGTTAAGGTGGGCGATAAGGTTAAAGCCAATACCGTAATAGCTCGTTTGGACAGTAAGGATGCAGCAGCTTCGGTATTAACAGCTCAAGCTAATTTAAAATCAGCCGAGGCTAATTTAGCCAAATTAAAGGCTGGTGCTCAAGATGAGGATGTGGCGGTTAGTCAGGCTGGGGTGTCAGCGGCCGAAACCACTTTAAATAATGCTAAGCAATCTTTAATAAATATTAAAGCCAGTCAAGATCGGGCAGTGGCTAATGCTTTAGCTCAGTTGGTTGGTTTAACACCACAAGCTATACCAGCTAGAACCAATATCTCCACAGGTAGCTTTACTTTAAGTGGTACTTATCAGGGAACTAATTTTGGTACTTACACTATTAGGTTTGATAATCGTTCTAATTTGGCCTATTCGGTGTATGGTTTGGAAAATGATTATCAAGAAGGTAGTTATACTACTTCAACACCAATTGGTGTATTAGGTTTGCGTTTGCAGTTTTCATCTACTGGTGTTTTGGCAACTGGTGATACTTGGACCATAGATATACCAAATACTTCAGCTGCTTCTTATACTACTTATAAGGCGGCTTATGAAGCGGCTTTGGTTAATAAACTGCAGCAAATAGATACGGCTGAGGCAGTGATTAAAACCGCTGAACAAGTTTTAGTTCAAGCTAAAGCTAATTTTAATTTTAAAACAGCGCCACCTAGGAGTTATGATATATTAAATGTTGAAGCACAGGTGGCAGCTGCTCGGGCTACTTTGGTTCAAGCGCAAAATAATTTAAGTGATCGTTATCTTACGACGCCGGTTAATGGCACCATTACTAGAGTCAATTATGAAATAGGGGAAACAACTTCTTTGTCTTCGGCTGTGGCGGTTTTATTAACCGATAGCCAAACAGAAATTAAAGTTCAGGTTCCTGAATCAGATATTGCTAAATTAAAAATCGGTCAACCAGTTGATATTACTTTAGACGCTTTTGGTAGCAGTGAGCATTTTAGTAGCCATATTGCTTTTATTGATCCAGCGGCTACGGTCATACAAGACGTTGTTTATTATGAAGTTACAGTAACTTTTGATGATGCTCAAGATGATAGAATTAAACCTGGCATGACGGCAAATCTAGATATAATGTCGGCGGAGGTTAAAGATGTTTTGGTGGTGCCTTTGCGGGCTGTTAGGTATGATAGTGGTCAAGTTTATGTAGAAGTTTTACTTAATAATGAGTTGGTAAGAAAAAATGTAGTTATAGGTTTAAAGGGTGATGATGGTTTAGTGGAAATTAAAGAAGGTTTAAAGGATGGGGAGGCAATTATAACTTTTAAATCTAACGGTTCTAAATAA
- a CDS encoding AbrB/MazE/SpoVT family DNA-binding domain-containing protein produces MKTFTKSKNLSIKNTNKKIKNLTKSKAVGDLKSLLPGNFEFFNTVTVGQRGQIVIPADIRKAMDIKVGQKLMIFVKMRKVAAIFKMDDLEDMLVEFTRHLSSFTNKKNKF; encoded by the coding sequence ATGAAAACATTTACAAAATCAAAGAATTTATCTATTAAAAATACTAATAAGAAAATAAAAAATTTAACTAAGTCCAAGGCGGTTGGTGATTTAAAAAGTTTGTTGCCTGGTAATTTTGAATTTTTTAATACTGTAACAGTCGGTCAAAGAGGCCAAATTGTTATACCAGCTGATATTAGGAAGGCTATGGATATAAAAGTTGGTCAAAAATTGATGATTTTTGTAAAAATGCGTAAAGTAGCGGCTATTTTTAAAATGGACGACCTGGAGGATATGCTGGTAGAATTTACCCGGCATTTATCCTCTTTTACTAATAAAAAAAATAAATTTTAA
- the tgt gene encoding tRNA guanosine(34) transglycosylase Tgt, which translates to MRGLKILKKSNKSRARLGRLMTEHGEVLTPSLVPVATQATIKTLNSQQVVDTGTQILIANTYHLHLRPGEAVIKKQGGLHKFMNWAGPVMTDSGGFQVFSLGFGRELKINKVVKQKTKAVVKSGQQPNNLKITEQGVEFRSHIDGRKIFIGPTESMKIQKQLGADIVFNFDECPPPLADYNYTKEAMARTHRWAKVCLKTKNNQQLLYGIVQGGAYTKLRSTSAKFMSKLPFDGFGIGGEFGSHKTNMAKTLDLVIKELPDSKPRHLLGIGHLADIPILIKAGVDTFDCITPTHYARHGTAFTTQGPKDLFKKIYQTDKKPLDSKCGCFVCRDYQRSYIHHLLRAREITALSLLTFHNLYFFNAVVAGWRKMIKSGKL; encoded by the coding sequence ATGAGGGGTTTAAAAATTTTAAAAAAATCCAATAAAAGTCGAGCTCGTTTAGGCCGACTTATGACCGAGCATGGTGAAGTTCTGACGCCCAGTTTAGTACCAGTAGCTACCCAGGCGACTATCAAGACTTTAAACAGTCAACAAGTGGTGGATACGGGTACGCAGATTCTTATTGCTAATACCTATCATTTGCATTTGCGGCCCGGTGAAGCTGTTATAAAAAAACAGGGTGGTTTGCATAAATTTATGAATTGGGCCGGGCCAGTGATGACTGATTCGGGTGGTTTTCAGGTTTTTAGTTTGGGTTTTGGTCGGGAACTTAAAATTAATAAGGTGGTTAAGCAAAAAACTAAAGCCGTTGTAAAATCAGGTCAGCAACCGAATAATTTAAAAATTACCGAACAAGGGGTGGAATTTAGATCGCACATTGACGGTCGAAAGATTTTTATTGGGCCTACGGAATCAATGAAAATACAAAAACAATTAGGCGCTGATATTGTATTTAATTTTGACGAGTGTCCACCGCCTTTGGCGGATTATAATTATACCAAGGAAGCTATGGCGCGAACGCATCGTTGGGCCAAGGTTTGTTTAAAAACCAAAAATAATCAGCAGTTATTATATGGCATAGTTCAAGGCGGGGCTTACACTAAACTACGTTCCACTAGCGCCAAGTTTATGTCCAAGTTACCTTTTGACGGTTTTGGTATTGGTGGTGAATTTGGTAGCCATAAAACTAATATGGCTAAAACGTTAGATTTAGTAATCAAAGAATTACCCGACAGTAAACCGCGACATCTTTTAGGTATTGGCCATTTGGCTGATATACCCATACTTATTAAAGCCGGTGTAGATACTTTTGATTGTATTACACCTACTCATTATGCTAGGCATGGCACGGCTTTTACTACTCAAGGCCCAAAGGATTTATTTAAAAAAATTTATCAGACTGACAAAAAACCTTTAGATTCTAAATGCGGTTGTTTTGTTTGTCGTGACTATCAGCGTTCTTACATACATCATTTATTACGGGCTCGGGAAATAACCGCTTTGTCTTTACTGACTTTTCATAATTTGTATTTTTTTAATGCTGTGGTGGCCGGTTGGCGTAAAATGATTAAATCGGGAAAATTGTGA
- a CDS encoding nucleotide exchange factor GrpE: MLKNFSNNSLKNQEMSEDIKNKSNSPTSSPDDSELEDLVELKKQVQDYLFGWRRAQADYANLKKETEHQQVVLAKFANSQLILEILPVLDYFKQALKTVPKEQSTESWLQGIVHIQSKLWQVLAGHGLVEIESVGKKFDPYYHEAVQEVAETTKESGLVVEEVKAGYLLHDKVLQPAQVKVAK; the protein is encoded by the coding sequence ATGTTAAAAAACTTTTCCAATAATTCTTTAAAAAACCAAGAAATGTCTGAAGATATTAAAAATAAAAGCAATTCGCCAACCTCTAGTCCGGATGATTCTGAGTTAGAAGACTTGGTGGAATTAAAAAAACAAGTTCAGGATTATTTATTTGGTTGGCGACGGGCTCAAGCTGATTATGCTAATTTAAAAAAAGAAACAGAGCACCAACAAGTAGTTTTGGCTAAATTTGCCAACAGCCAGCTTATTTTGGAGATTTTGCCAGTGTTAGATTATTTTAAGCAGGCTCTTAAGACAGTTCCTAAGGAGCAATCAACTGAATCTTGGTTACAAGGAATTGTTCATATTCAGAGTAAGCTGTGGCAGGTTTTAGCCGGTCATGGTTTGGTAGAAATAGAATCAGTAGGTAAAAAATTTGATCCTTACTATCACGAAGCTGTTCAAGAAGTGGCCGAAACGACCAAAGAATCAGGTTTGGTGGTGGAGGAAGTTAAGGCTGGTTATTTACTGCACGACAAGGTTTTGCAGCCAGCCCAAGTAAAAGTTGCTAAATAA
- a CDS encoding Hsp20/alpha crystallin family protein encodes MSIIRYSPIMPSWFDADKFFDDFGAPSLSGFVPALDVYQTKDNVVVETQLPGLDPKDVNIAIENDVLTIEGKFEKKTEVDERDYYRKEIRSGGFHRSVALPTAVNGDKAKAVYEKGMLKIEIPKEERAKPKTVKVEIK; translated from the coding sequence ATGTCTATCATACGTTACAGTCCAATAATGCCTAGCTGGTTTGATGCGGATAAATTTTTTGACGATTTTGGCGCACCATCTTTAAGCGGCTTTGTACCAGCCTTAGATGTTTACCAAACCAAGGATAATGTTGTGGTGGAAACCCAATTACCTGGTTTAGATCCTAAGGATGTTAACATCGCCATTGAGAACGATGTTTTGACTATTGAAGGTAAGTTTGAAAAAAAGACAGAAGTGGATGAGCGGGATTATTATCGTAAGGAAATTCGTTCGGGTGGTTTTCATCGTTCGGTGGCTTTGCCTACAGCTGTTAATGGCGATAAAGCTAAAGCAGTTTACGAAAAAGGTATGCTTAAAATAGAAATTCCCAAAGAAGAAAGAGCTAAACCAAAAACAGTTAAAGTAGAGATTAAATAA
- a CDS encoding ABC transporter ATP-binding protein, whose translation MSDLITVKDLKKIYENEGVATPVLHGVSFTLQAGEFVSIMGPSGSGKSTLMHILGFLDRLTSGQYWFEGKEVDTLSEDELAFMRSTKVGFVFQQFNLLSKTSVLQNVRLPLLYVTMPESKKDELVKQAIEAVGLTHRLDYLSNQLSGGEKQRVAIARALVNDPSVIFADEPTGNLDSKSGLQIMKILDDLNQRGKTIILVTHEKNTADYARRILRIKDGLIESDEVVPEQVRQSAINGQLK comes from the coding sequence ATGTCTGATTTAATTACAGTTAAAGACTTAAAAAAAATTTACGAAAATGAGGGTGTGGCCACACCGGTTTTGCATGGAGTCTCTTTTACTTTGCAGGCCGGGGAGTTTGTTTCTATTATGGGCCCTTCTGGTTCAGGTAAATCAACCTTAATGCATATCTTAGGTTTTTTGGATCGCTTAACTAGTGGACAATATTGGTTTGAAGGTAAGGAAGTGGATACCTTAAGCGAAGATGAATTGGCTTTTATGCGTTCTACTAAAGTAGGTTTTGTTTTTCAGCAATTTAATCTTTTATCTAAAACTTCGGTTTTGCAAAATGTCAGGTTACCCCTGCTTTATGTGACTATGCCAGAATCCAAAAAAGATGAACTAGTCAAACAAGCCATTGAGGCGGTTGGTTTAACGCATCGTTTGGATTATTTATCCAATCAATTATCAGGTGGCGAAAAGCAGCGGGTGGCTATTGCTCGAGCTTTGGTTAACGACCCTTCAGTTATTTTTGCCGATGAGCCAACAGGTAATTTAGATTCTAAATCAGGTCTTCAGATAATGAAAATTCTGGATGATCTGAATCAGCGAGGTAAAACTATTATTCTAGTTACTCATGAAAAAAATACAGCTGATTATGCTCGTAGGATTTTACGGATTAAAGATGGTTTAATTGAGTCAGACGAGGTTGTGCCAGAACAAGTTAGACAATCAGCTATCAACGGTCAGCTTAAATAG
- a CDS encoding ABC transporter permease, which produces MKFKEYISLAIFSFSRQLTRTMLTGLGIVISIAAVIVVISAAQGVKGFIIGQFETYGTNILNVEVKVPETAKNSSEGANAQAFGTVIKTLTLDDMKALRKLPNIKNNYAGQMGQAVANSGSAKKTITLFGVSPTFLEIDTSKVAQGRFFSPEEDDSLAKVAVLGFNVASELFGDSNPIGQDIKIKQKNFEVIGVFESKGAVMFVNYDDFVYLPIRTLQKQILGIDHVSYILNQYQDENKLPQTVAAVEDLLRDRHNIDDSNPDKDDFQVQSNDDFVNILDTVIGGFTILLIILAAISLIVGGVGIMNIMYVSVLERTFEIGLRKAIGARPKQILLQFLTEAVLITTLGGLSGILAGVAVSYLISLVAAWQGFAWDFVVPLYSVVLATSFSVVCGLVFGLYPARQAAALDPIEALRRE; this is translated from the coding sequence ATGAAATTTAAAGAGTACATATCATTAGCTATATTTTCTTTTAGCCGTCAGTTAACGCGTACGATGTTGACTGGTTTGGGTATAGTTATTAGCATTGCGGCGGTTATTGTGGTTATTTCGGCGGCTCAAGGTGTTAAGGGTTTTATTATTGGTCAGTTTGAAACTTATGGTACCAATATTTTGAATGTGGAAGTTAAAGTTCCGGAAACAGCTAAAAATTCTTCCGAAGGGGCTAATGCCCAAGCTTTTGGCACTGTTATTAAAACTTTAACCCTGGATGACATGAAAGCTTTACGTAAGTTGCCTAATATAAAAAATAATTATGCCGGTCAAATGGGTCAGGCTGTGGCTAATTCTGGTTCAGCCAAAAAAACTATAACTTTATTTGGTGTGTCACCGACATTTTTAGAAATTGACACCAGTAAAGTTGCTCAGGGACGATTTTTTAGTCCAGAAGAAGATGATTCATTGGCTAAAGTAGCGGTTTTAGGTTTTAATGTGGCTAGTGAATTATTTGGTGATAGTAATCCTATTGGTCAAGATATAAAAATAAAGCAGAAAAATTTTGAAGTTATCGGAGTGTTTGAATCTAAAGGAGCTGTGATGTTTGTTAATTATGATGATTTTGTATATTTACCAATACGTACTTTGCAAAAACAAATTTTGGGTATAGATCATGTGTCTTATATTTTGAATCAATATCAAGATGAAAATAAATTACCCCAAACAGTGGCCGCAGTAGAAGATTTGTTACGTGACCGTCATAATATAGACGACTCTAATCCCGATAAAGATGATTTTCAAGTTCAATCCAATGATGATTTTGTAAATATTTTAGATACGGTGATAGGTGGTTTTACTATACTACTGATTATTTTGGCCGCCATTTCATTGATTGTCGGTGGGGTGGGCATTATGAATATTATGTATGTGTCGGTTTTGGAAAGAACCTTTGAAATAGGTTTAAGAAAGGCGATTGGCGCTCGCCCCAAACAAATATTGTTACAGTTTTTAACTGAAGCTGTTTTAATAACTACTTTGGGTGGTTTAAGCGGTATTTTAGCTGGTGTGGCTGTGTCTTATTTAATATCTTTAGTTGCTGCTTGGCAGGGTTTTGCTTGGGATTTTGTAGTGCCTTTGTATTCAGTAGTATTGGCCACTTCTTTTTCGGTTGTTTGTGGTTTAGTATTTGGTCTTTATCCAGCTAGGCAAGCTGCTGCCTTGGACCCTATCGAAGCTTTACGTCGAGAATAA
- a CDS encoding ABC transporter permease produces MEARNTLKLTLANLLGNPLRSFLTMLGLIIGIGSVVLIISVGAGAQVLILSQVNRVGSDLIAVLPGASDASGPPASVFGIQVKTLINDDIKALENNAQSLHLQAISGYASGLGKMTYENRVIEGGTYMGVSPSFPQVENITLVAGRFFTPEEDGGLARVAILGSGIVEELFQGDDPIGKTIKIKKESFKVIGYLEKRGSAGFSNQDDQVIIPLQTAQKIMLGWRHLSLIRAKLGDPVYLDSAMAGVKQVLNAQHKIDTADEEDFSVRSMAQAVDMLKSITDAFRYFLAAIAAISLLVGGIGIMNIMLVAITERIKEIGLRKAVGATNSSIQNQFLLETIIITLIGSTLGILGGAILSGLITVVVKALNYDWAFIVSPLSVIVALLVGLSIGLAFGYYPARRAAKLDPITALRYE; encoded by the coding sequence ATGGAAGCACGTAATACTTTAAAACTTACTTTAGCTAATTTATTGGGCAATCCGTTGCGCTCTTTTTTAACCATGCTTGGACTTATTATTGGTATAGGTTCAGTAGTGCTTATTATATCGGTTGGCGCTGGTGCTCAGGTTTTAATTTTATCTCAAGTTAACCGAGTGGGTAGCGATTTAATAGCGGTGTTACCCGGGGCTTCCGATGCCAGCGGTCCGCCAGCTTCGGTTTTTGGCATTCAGGTTAAAACTTTAATTAATGACGATATTAAAGCTTTGGAAAACAATGCTCAATCTTTACATTTACAAGCCATCTCCGGTTATGCCAGCGGTTTGGGTAAAATGACTTATGAGAATAGAGTGATTGAGGGCGGAACTTACATGGGTGTTTCACCATCTTTTCCTCAAGTAGAAAATATTACTTTAGTGGCTGGTCGTTTTTTTACACCGGAAGAAGATGGTGGTTTGGCCCGGGTGGCTATTTTAGGTAGTGGCATAGTGGAGGAGTTATTCCAAGGTGATGATCCCATAGGTAAAACTATTAAGATTAAAAAAGAGTCCTTTAAAGTTATTGGTTATTTAGAAAAAAGAGGTTCAGCTGGTTTTAGTAACCAAGATGATCAAGTAATTATACCTTTGCAAACAGCTCAAAAAATAATGTTGGGTTGGCGTCATTTGTCTTTAATCAGGGCTAAGTTAGGTGATCCTGTTTATTTAGATTCGGCAATGGCTGGCGTAAAACAAGTTTTAAACGCTCAGCATAAAATAGATACAGCTGATGAGGAAGATTTTTCCGTTCGATCTATGGCTCAGGCAGTGGACATGCTTAAAAGTATTACCGATGCTTTTCGTTATTTTTTGGCAGCCATTGCTGCCATTTCGTTATTAGTTGGTGGTATTGGTATTATGAATATAATGTTGGTGGCCATTACCGAACGAATCAAGGAGATTGGTTTAAGGAAGGCGGTTGGCGCTACCAATTCTAGTATTCAAAATCAATTTTTGTTGGAAACTATAATTATTACTTTAATCGGTTCAACTTTGGGTATTTTGGGCGGAGCTATCTTATCTGGTTTGATCACAGTAGTGGTTAAAGCTCTTAATTATGATTGGGCGTTTATTGTGTCACCACTATCTGTCATAGTTGCTTTGTTGGTGGGTTTATCAATTGGTTTGGCTTTTGGTTATTATCCTGCCAGGCGAGCTGCTAAGTTAGATCCCATAACAGCTTTACGTTACGAATAA
- the queA gene encoding tRNA preQ1(34) S-adenosylmethionine ribosyltransferase-isomerase QueA: MKQSFKQLLKSYYYQLPKNLVALRPVSPRDGARLLVFDKQSSKINFDYFFNLGKYLPPNSLLIFNDTKVLPARLELFKPTGGKVNVLYLNTVVGLVEVMSDRRLLVGQKLRLTKRLYFEVVRQSGGSYFLKPPGQAKEFYRLLQRYGLTPLPPYLKTSGLKESDRRRLYQTVFAKDFGSIAAPTASLHFTKRLFNNLKKQGHQVCFVTLHVNLGTFASLKEGQVRKNKLHNEFWQVPAKTIKAVAVAKKRGDKVVAIGTTVVRTLESAFNQQADCLNKQGSTQLFISPGYRFHIVDCLITNFHVPSSSLMMLVAALIGRKRLLSIYQKAIKKKMRFFSFGDGMFIR; the protein is encoded by the coding sequence GTGAAGCAGTCTTTTAAGCAACTTCTTAAATCTTATTATTACCAATTACCTAAAAATTTGGTGGCTTTGCGTCCGGTTAGTCCTAGAGACGGCGCTCGTTTATTAGTATTTGATAAGCAATCAAGCAAAATTAATTTTGATTATTTTTTTAATTTAGGTAAGTATTTACCACCCAATTCTTTGCTGATTTTTAACGACACTAAAGTTTTACCGGCCCGTTTAGAATTATTTAAACCGACTGGTGGTAAGGTTAATGTTCTTTATTTAAATACGGTGGTTGGTTTGGTTGAAGTTATGTCCGATAGACGGCTGTTGGTTGGCCAAAAATTACGTTTAACTAAGCGACTTTATTTTGAAGTTGTTAGGCAAAGTGGTGGTAGTTATTTTTTAAAACCACCTGGTCAGGCCAAAGAATTTTATCGCTTATTACAGCGTTATGGCTTAACGCCTTTGCCGCCTTATTTAAAAACTAGCGGGCTTAAAGAATCAGACAGGCGGCGTTTATATCAAACAGTTTTTGCTAAAGATTTTGGTTCAATAGCCGCTCCGACAGCTTCGCTTCATTTTACCAAACGTTTATTTAATAATTTAAAAAAACAAGGTCATCAAGTTTGTTTTGTTACTTTGCATGTTAATTTAGGTACTTTTGCCTCCTTGAAGGAGGGGCAGGTTAGAAAAAATAAGTTGCATAATGAATTTTGGCAAGTTCCTGCCAAAACGATTAAAGCTGTGGCTGTGGCTAAAAAGCGGGGAGATAAGGTTGTGGCCATAGGTACGACAGTGGTACGGACTTTGGAATCGGCTTTTAATCAGCAAGCTGACTGTTTGAATAAGCAAGGTTCAACCCAACTTTTTATTAGTCCGGGGTATAGATTTCATATTGTTGATTGTTTAATTACTAATTTTCATGTGCCATCTTCCAGCTTAATGATGTTAGTGGCAGCTTTAATAGGTCGTAAAAGACTTTTAAGTATTTATCAAAAAGCTATTAAGAAAAAAATGCGTTTTTTTTCTTTTGGAGACGGTATGTTTATTAGGTAA
- the dnaK gene encoding molecular chaperone DnaK: MPKILGIDLGTTNSCMAVIEGGQPKVLENKEGARTTPSVVAINKSGERLVGLLAKRQAVTNPQNTLYSLKRLIGRRWEDPEVQRDLKVLPFKMVKSGEGVKVEMNGKQYSPQEISAMVLQKLKADAEAKLGETITEAVITVPAYFDDSQRQATKDAGEIAGLKVKRIINEPTAAALAYGFDKKKDEKIVVYDLGGGTFDVSILEVSSDTVEVKATNGDTHLGGDDFDQEIINWIIEEFKKENGVDLSKDSLALQRVKESAEKAKIELSTATETEINQPFITSGAEGPKHMVMKMTRAKLEELVGDLITKTLEPTKKALADAGLKPGDINEIVLVGGMTRMPLVIQTVEKFFGKKPNVSVNPDEVVAIGAAVQGGVLQGEVRDVLLLDVTPLSLGIETLGGVMTKLIDRNTTIPTSKSQTFSTAADGQTSVEIHVLQGEREFAKDNKALGRFILDGIPPAPRGMPQVEVSFDLDANGILSVKAKDKATNKEQHITITASSGLSKEDVEKMKKEAEVHAEDDKKRRELIDMKNVAESTVYQTEKMLKEQADKVPAEVKTEVEAKLEEVKKVKDGEDAAAIKTALDALQQAAIKIGEAMYKAQQAAGAAEAKPGDDGEQPAGDSSTTEGKKDQGPVEGQYEEVKK; this comes from the coding sequence ATGCCTAAGATATTAGGAATAGACCTTGGAACAACCAACTCTTGTATGGCTGTTATCGAGGGCGGCCAGCCTAAAGTGTTGGAAAATAAGGAAGGAGCCAGAACAACTCCTTCGGTGGTAGCCATTAATAAATCAGGTGAACGTTTGGTTGGTTTATTAGCTAAACGTCAAGCAGTTACCAATCCACAAAATACTCTTTATTCGTTAAAGCGTTTAATCGGGCGTCGTTGGGAAGACCCAGAAGTTCAGCGTGATCTTAAAGTTTTGCCTTTTAAAATGGTAAAATCCGGAGAAGGTGTTAAGGTAGAAATGAACGGCAAGCAATATAGTCCCCAAGAAATTTCGGCTATGGTTTTGCAAAAATTAAAGGCCGATGCGGAAGCGAAATTAGGTGAAACTATAACTGAAGCGGTAATTACTGTGCCAGCTTATTTTGACGATTCTCAGCGCCAGGCTACTAAAGATGCTGGTGAAATTGCCGGTCTTAAGGTAAAACGTATTATTAACGAACCAACAGCTGCTGCTTTGGCTTATGGTTTTGATAAGAAAAAAGATGAAAAAATAGTTGTTTATGATTTAGGCGGCGGTACTTTTGATGTATCTATTTTGGAAGTTTCTTCCGATACAGTGGAAGTTAAGGCCACTAATGGCGATACCCACTTAGGCGGGGATGATTTTGATCAGGAAATAATTAATTGGATAATCGAAGAGTTTAAAAAAGAAAACGGTGTAGATTTATCTAAAGATTCTTTGGCTTTACAGCGTGTTAAAGAGTCGGCCGAAAAAGCTAAAATTGAATTATCTACTGCCACGGAAACAGAAATTAATCAGCCCTTCATAACTTCGGGCGCCGAGGGTCCTAAGCATATGGTTATGAAGATGACGCGGGCTAAATTGGAAGAATTGGTTGGTGATTTAATAACTAAAACTTTAGAGCCGACTAAAAAGGCTTTGGCTGATGCGGGTTTAAAACCTGGCGATATTAACGAAATAGTTTTGGTGGGCGGTATGACTCGTATGCCTTTGGTAATTCAAACTGTGGAAAAATTCTTTGGCAAAAAACCTAATGTCTCAGTTAATCCAGACGAAGTGGTAGCCATTGGGGCGGCTGTACAAGGTGGAGTATTGCAGGGGGAGGTTCGGGATGTTTTATTGTTGGATGTTACACCGCTATCTTTGGGTATAGAAACTTTGGGTGGGGTAATGACTAAGTTAATAGATAGAAATACCACTATACCAACTTCCAAGAGCCAAACTTTTTCTACAGCTGCCGACGGTCAAACCAGTGTGGAAATTCACGTGTTGCAAGGTGAACGAGAATTTGCCAAAGATAATAAAGCTTTAGGCCGATTTATTTTAGATGGTATTCCACCGGCACCGAGGGGTATGCCTCAAGTGGAAGTGAGTTTTGATTTGGATGCCAATGGTATTTTATCTGTCAAAGCTAAAGATAAGGCCACTAATAAAGAACAGCATATCACTATTACAGCTTCTTCTGGATTGTCTAAGGAAGATGTGGAAAAAATGAAAAAAGAAGCGGAAGTTCATGCGGAAGATGATAAAAAACGTCGTGAATTGATAGATATGAAAAATGTGGCCGAATCCACTGTTTACCAAACAGAAAAAATGTTAAAAGAACAGGCGGATAAAGTGCCGGCCGAAGTTAAAACTGAAGTGGAAGCTAAATTGGAAGAAGTTAAAAAAGTTAAAGATGGTGAAGATGCCGCAGCTATTAAAACCGCTTTAGATGCTTTGCAGCAGGCTGCTATTAAGATAGGTGAGGCTATGTATAAGGCCCAACAAGCCGCTGGCGCAGCCGAAGCTAAGCCTGGTGATGATGGAGAACAGCCAGCAGGTGACTCTTCAACAACCGAAGGCAAAAAAGACCAAGGTCCAGTAGAAGGTCAATACGAGGAAGTTAAAAAGTAA